The DNA window ACTCCTGAAGAACCTGGACGAGCCGATCGTGGTGGGCACGTGAAGGTGACGGTGGAGTACCTGCAGCGATTTCTAGAAGAAGACGCACCGTTTGGAGATATCACCACTGAGGCGATCGTACCGCCCGAGACGACCTGCAGGGCACTGGTCAGGGCGAAGGAGGACGGGGTGATCGCAGGACTTGAGGAGGCGATGATGCTCTGCTCTGCAGAAGGTATTATGGCCACCCCCCTTGTTACGGACGGTTCGATGGTCACGGACGGCACCGGGGTGCTCGACCTGACCGGCAGGGCCGCATCAGTGCTGCTGGTCGAACGGACCGTGCTGAACCTGATGGGAAGGATGAGTGGGATCGCGACCGGGACCGCGGCCTGCTGCAGCCTCGTAAAGGCCGTCCAGAGCCAAGCCCGGATTACGGCAACGAGAAAGACCGTTCCCGGCCTCCGGCTACTGGATAAGAAAGCTGTGATCCTCGGTGGCGGGGAACCGCACAGGTTCTCGCTCAGCGATGCCGTACTGATCAAGGACAACCACCTGGCTCTGGTCCCGGTCGCCGAAGCGATCGCCCGTGCCAGGCAGTTCTCCTGCTACAAGACGATCGAGGTCGAGGCTGAGACGACTGCGGCGGCCGTAGAGGCGGCCCGATGTGAGGCAGATCAGGTTCTCCTCGATAACATGCCAGTTGAAGTGGTCGGTGAGACTTTGGCTGCACTGGAAGCAGAGGGACTACGGAAGCAGGTGCAGATCGAGGTCTCCGGTGGGATCACAGCCGACAATCTGCAGGCGTACGCCCGTCTCGGGGTCGACCTGATCTCGATCGGAGAGCTGACCCACTCAGTCAGAAACCTCAACCTGAGCCTGGACATCCTGCCAGAGAAGAGAGCCTGATATAACAGAAGGGCACAAGGAGCAGTATGGCTGATATCTGGCAAGCGATCAGGGCGATCACCCCCGGCGACGAGTTCCGGGTCTGCCCTGCCTGCGGATACAAACTCGGTTTTCATACATCTCTTCTCAGAACGGAGGGAGGACTGCTGGTGATCCTGATCTGCCCTGAATGCGGTGCACGATTCGATACTGGGTGGATGGTCCCGGATGGAAGAAGTGCCTGACGGGGGGATGCGGTGTGCGGTCTGCAAGGGGAAGGGGCTCTGCGGGCTCCCCCGCTGCCCGATCGTCAGCAGGTTCCATACCCAGGCTGCGCTGACCCCGGTTTCGTCGTACATGGGGGCCTCCCCCTCGGTCTTCGTCGGCAGTTACAACTACCCCGAGGTCCGGGGCGGGCCGCTGCTGATCGGGGACTCGGACAAACCGACTGACTGGATCAGGGCAGGTCTCGACATCGAGGAGATCATCGGCCTCCGAGCGGCCACCATCAATGCGAAGGCAGCGATCCCGCGGATGAAAGCGAGCATGCAGGAGATCGCTCTCTCTTCCCACCCGCTTGATGTCGAGGTGACCTTTGAACGCCCGGTCTCCTTCGACCTGAAGTTCGACGGGGTGCTGACTCCAATCGGGCGGAGCGGGACCGTCGAGAACCTGGACGTGATCGACAACGCCACAGTCCCGCGGGTGGTCGACCGGGTCACCTCCGACACTGATCTCGGTGCCACGGACGGGGTTCAGGAGCTTTACACCTCCTCGATCGATGTCTATCAGATCCAGAATATCCTCTCGGCCGGACTGCTCGGCAAAAAACCGACGGTCGTGCCAACCAGATGGGCGATCACCGCCGTCGACGATATGCTTGGAAAAGCACAGAAGAAGGAGATCGGTCGGTTCCCCCCGATCGAGGAGGTGCTGGTCTTTGGAGGGAAGCTCTATGGCAACCAGATCGCCGTGTTGCTGGCACCGGGTGGGTGGCGGTACGAGATGGTCGAGCAGTGGCGGAAAAACAGCCTCTGGGCGGGCACGGCCGACGTGATCGTGGCCGACGGTGAAGGAGAGAAGGCGAAAAAGGGCTACTCACCGATCGCAGGGGCCTACTACTCGGCCCGACTCGCAGTGAACGAGTATCTAACCGGGATCAGACGAACGGCGCAGATCCTGGTGGTCAGGTCGGTCTCAGGCGAGTACTGGGCGCCGCTCGGAACCTGGGTGATCCGTGAGGCGACGAGAAAGGCGATGCAGTCACCGCCGGAGCGGTACCAGACGGTGGCCGAGGGAGCCGTAGCCGTCAGTAGAATCATCGGTGACGAGGCTTGGGTCTCGGCGAGCACATTGCTGCCCAGGCTCAAGACGCAGCGGCGACTGCAGGACTTCTTTTAAAAAGTGTTGAACGCACCTTCTTTGACCAATCGTAGACTCAAAAAAGGTGAAGAATAGTCCATTTAGGATTGGATGCGTTCAAGACCTTCGAAAAATCTTATCAATTTTTCTCATATCCGCTTTCCCCTTTTTGGGGAACCAGATATTTTGAAACCTGAAAGGTATCAACCGTCAGGTTTTCGACTATAACGTGAACTCAGGCTGTCCGTTCGCCTGGGTCTTCTGCGCCAGGTACCGAGTGGTGAGGCTCTCAAGGGTCTCGATCTCCTCTACCGCCTTGTCGTCTCTGACCTGGACAAAACGCGGGAATCTGAGGGCGTACCCACTCTCGTACGACGGGGACTTCTGGATCTCGGCGTAGCCGACCTCGAAGATCACCGTTGGTTCAAAGGTGACGGTGTTCCCTGATTCAGCAATCACCTGGTCTTTGAAGAGCGTGTACAGCTCCTGCAGCTGCTCGTCTGATATGCCAGTGGCCACCTTGCTGACCGCCCGGAAGACCCCCTGATCCAGACAGGCAAGTAGAAACGAACCGAAGGTCCTGGCGCGCCGTCCTTCGCCCCATTCAGCACCGATGACGACAAGGTCGAGGGTCTCCACCTCGGGTTTGATCTTCACCCAGTGCTTCCCCCGGACTCCTGGGGAGTACAGGGAAAGGAGATCCTTGAGCATCACCCCTTCGTGCCCCTCGGCCATAGCCTCCAGGTAGAGAAGGTCGACCGCCTCGGCACTGGAGAGCACCTGCTGCGGGGCGAGGTACTCCGGACCGATCGTTGCTGATAGGATCGCACGCCGGCTCTGGAATGGCAGGTCGATCAGGGTCTCGCCATCGCGGTACAGGATGTCGAAGACCCTTGGAACCAGGGTGATCGCCTCCCGGGCGGCCGCGATCCCGTGCTTGCGCCGGAAACGCCGGAGCACGGTCTGGAACGGGAGCGGCCGGCCGTCAGCCCCGATAGCGATCACCTCGCCGTCCAGAATCACGTCATGGTCTGTGGCTCCGAGCAGGGCCTCGCCGACTTCGGGAACGGCATCGGTCACCTCCTCGAGTTTCCGGGAGTAGATCCGGCAGGTCTTCCCCTCTTTATGGAACTGGAACCGGGTTCCGTCGTACTTGAACTCCACGGCCACCTCGCCGTGAGCAGCCAGCATCTCTGGGATCGTCGTCCCTGCCTGAGCGAGCATCATCTTCACCGGCCTGAACGGGGCGATGCTCAGGTGGATCAGTCCCTCCTCACCCTCTCTGGCCCGAAGGGCCACCTCGCCGAGGTCATTGAGCGCCTGCATCGCATGCTCGACCTGCGCCGGTTCGACCGTGTAGGCCTCAGCGATGGCATCCCGGACCGTCCCCTCCCCGATACCGATCCGAAGCTCGCCGAGGATCAGTCTGGCCAGATACCGCGCCTCGAAGGGGGATACGTTACCGAAGAGTTGTCGGAGGACCAGCAACCGTTCGCGCTGGGACCGGCCTCCTGCAGAGGCAGCGATCCGGGTGCAGGCCGCGTAGACCTCGGCGAGACTCGGGTCCTCGGTGAAGAAGGCCGTCTGCTCCTTAGTGGCAAGGAACTGTTCGATAGCAAGCCCTGCATCTCCGGTTCTGTTGATCAGGTCGACCAGGGCCGTCTTCTTCGTCCCTGCCACGTAGGCCACCGCCTCGTAGAGCAGGTTCGGACCGATCCCGAGCTTCTGCGGCGACCAGTCAGGGAAGATCTTTCCCATCAGGAACCGGATGAAGATCGGTAGGTCCTCTCCAGAGAGGGACGGGAGAATGACGCTGATCGCATGCTTCATTTCGAGGCGGCCGTTCTGTGCTTCGAGGGCGGCGCAGGTCTGAGCAAAGATCGAGAACTGCACGCTCAGATCTCCATCGGGGCCGAAATCGTCTCCTGCAGGGCGACCTGCAGGGCAACATCATCGACGAAGAGGCCGAGCGCGACCCGGGCACACTCCTCAGCGATCGCAGGGGTATTGTTGGTCTCGGAGAGGTGAGCCAGCATCACCGCACCGATGTCATGCCCGAGCAGCTGCAGACAGGCGCTGGCCTGCTCATTGGAGAGGTGGCCGCGGCGTGACCGGATTCGCCGTTTCAGCATCGCCGGGTACGGTCCGTCCTCGAGCATCTGGGGGCAGTGGTTGCTCTCCAGGACCAGGCCGTCACACCGTCTGAAGAGTTCAATCACCTCTCCAGAGAGGACGCCGGTGTCAGTACAATACCCAAGTCGGGAACTCTTTTCTTCGATACAGTACCCACACGGGTCCTGAGCGTCGTGTGAGATTGAAAATGGCTCGATAGAAAAATCTCCGATCTCGAGGGTCGTCCCGGGATGGCAGGTGATCGTCGTGACCGTCTTCTTGGAGACCTTCCGGTGGAGAAAGAATTCGGCCAGGGTTCCACCGGTCGCGATGATCGGAAGGTCGAACCGCCGGGCCATCACGTCGAGACCTCTGATATGATCGGTATGCTCATGCGTGACAAGAATTGCCTCAATCGAGCCGGGATCAGCCCCGACCAGGGCGAGGCGAGTCTGAATCTCCCGGGCTGCGAGCCCTGCATCGACCAACAGCGAGCCGCTCTCGCCTTCGATCAGCATACAGTTGCCCTTGCTGCCACTTCCAAGGGCAGTGACCTTCATAGAGTATCGTTGGAGAGGGAGAAATATCAGGGTTCTGTTCGTCACAGAGAGTGGGAAAAAAGGGATCGGTCCTTCGGACCGAATATTTACAAAAGAGTTCTTCGAGAGGAGGTGGCTGAAACATTAGGGAGAAGAGTTATTTTACTTCCTCCCCCGTCCTGACCCGGACCGACCGCTCCACCGGCAACACGAAGATCTTTCCGTCCCCGATCTTGTCGGTCCGTGCTGCCGCACAGATCGTTCCGAGTGCCTTGTCGACGTCCTTATCCTCGACGACTATCTCAATCTTGATCTTCGGGAGCATATCGACCGACATCTTTCCCCCGCGGAACTGGAGTGAGATCCCCTTCTGTTCGCCGCGACCTCTCACCTCGGTGACGGTCATTGCGTAATAGCCCTGGTCCTCCAGGGCTTTCTTGACAAAGTCAAGCCGTTCCGGCCTGATGATTGCATTGATCATCTTCATCGTCTGTTCACCTCAGTTGGGGATCCGCTCCCCATGCTGGGAGATGTCGAGACCGACATATTCCTCATCTTCAGAGACCCGGAGACCCATAATCTTGTCCACAATCGTTGCAAGAATGTAGGTGACCACAAACGCATACGCAACCGCCGCGAAGGCACCCATCGCATTGTGGATGAACTGGTCGACGTTCCCATAGATCAAACCAGTGTACTTGTTCACTGCGGCCGTGGCGAAGATACCAGTTGCCAGGGCACCCCAGAGACCACCCATCCCATGGATAGCCCAGGCGTCCAGAGATTCATCAAGACCCCGCCCGATCCGGAGGAGCATGCACCCATAGCAGAGCACACCGGCAACCGCACCGATCACAAGAGCCGCCTTGGTGTCGACGAACCCGGCTGCAGGGGTGATGGCGACCAGACCTGCGATCCCACCGCTGACCATCCCAAGCGAGGATGGTTTGCCATGGATCCAGGAAGCGCCGAGCCAGGCCAGCGCACCGATCGCAGCCGCAGTGTTAGTAACTAGGAATGCACTCCCAGCGAGACCGTCTGCGGTCAGGGCCGAACCCGAGTTGAATCCGAACCACCCAAACCAGAGCATGGTAGCACCAAGTAGGGTCATCGGGATGTTGTGCGGCTCCATGGCATACTTCCCGAAACCAATCCTTTTTCCGATCACCAGTGCAAGGGCCAGTGCCCCAAACCCTGAACTGATGTGAACGACCGTGCCACCGGCAAAGTCGAGTGAACCGAGAGTCATCGCCCAGCCACCACCCCAGGCCCAGTGGGCCAGCGGATCATAGACCAGCGTGGTCCAGAGCAGCCCGAGCACAATAAACGAACTGAGTTTCACCCGCTCGGCACAGGCCGAGGTCAGGATCGCAAGGGTGACCGTCGCAAAGACCAATTGCCACATCACGAAGAGTATCGGTGGGTAGATCAGATCCCCAGCATCCATGCTGACGTTGTTCATCAGAACATAGTCCAGATTGCCGATGAACCCACTGATATCCGGGCCAAACGCGAGTGAGTAGCCGCAGATCACCCACTGCACACTCACCAGCGCGAACGCGAGGAACGAGAGAGCAATCATCGAGATGAAATTTTTTCGTCTAACCATGCCGCCGTAAAAGAACCCGACGCCCGGGGTCATGACGAAGACCAGGGCCGTCGCGGCCAGTATCCATGCAGTTGCACCTGAATCCAATACCATATTAATACCTCATAATTCTGTGATCATCTGGTAATTGTGATGCGTAGTCAACAGACTAAATAAGCCTGCTGCCTCCGTAGGGTTCAAAGGCTGTACCAACCTTTGATGGAAGGAAGTTAACTTCCTATATATATAAAATTAACTAAAATCGCACGAGACGGAACACCTGGGTTCAACATATCAGATGAGAGGAGGATGACAGAAAAATTGAGAATATATCAGATCCTGATCAAAAGGAGCATCCGGAAGAGAGAGAGATCTATCCTTATTAGCAACCGCGCAAAAAAAAGAGGAGAGAATCAGCGCCGGTATCCATGCACTCCGGAGAGTAGGATCAACAGGGCGCCGAGAAAAAGCGGAATCCAGCCCCATGAGAACTGGACTGATTGGGCCAGCGTCTGGGCGACGGCACTGGCTGCACCCCCGGCCTTCAGCTGCCCGATCTGGGTCTGGAACTGGTAAAGTTCATACCCAACCACCCCCAACGAAACAAGCCCGGTGGCCAGCAGGTACCGGTACTTTCTAATGATCGTCAGCACCAGCGAGACGATCGCGATGATCAACAGGATTCTGCCGAGCGTATTCCCGGCAAGCATCATCGTGACCATTCCCATCGGTGTACTCATAACCGGCGAGAAACATCCGATGACCAGCAGCAGCCCCCCAGCTAGGCCGAGCAGTTGCGTACGTCCCTTCACAATCTTCACAGTACCAACTGTCGTTCAGAGAGCGTAAAAATCTGCTGTTTTCAGGGTTCGACAGGGATCGGCAGCGGATCGTGGTCATCGACAGAACAGAAGACTCAGAGAGGTGCATCCCGTTCAGATCATCTGACGACGAAAAACTGATCCGGTCCCCGGTGCCGGCCACCCCCGTACATCTGATCAGCGGCAAAGGGAAGGGATCATTCCCGCCCGATTTCTTCCATAGGAAGGGAAGGGGTCATTTCAGATCCGTTCCCCATGCTGGGATATGTCGAGGCCGACATACTCCTCATCTTCAGAGACCCGGAGACCCATCGTTTTGTCCACCACCCAGCCGATCAGATAACTGGCCACAAAGGCATAGACCAATACCACCCCGGCAGCGAGCACATTATGAAGGAACTGATCGATATTCCCCTCCAGCAGTCCGGAATACTTATTCACTGCGACCGTCGCGAAGATCCCAGTCGCCAACATTCCCCAGAGCCCCCCAACCCCATGGACTGCCCAGGCGTCCAGGGACTCATCATAACCGATATTTATCCGGAAGAGCATCGCCTTGTAGCAGAGCACCCCCGCCACTCCACCGATCACCACCGCGGCGAGCGAGTCGACGTAACCTGCAGCCGGGGTGATGGCGACCAGACCTGCCACCGCCCCGGTCACCATCCCGAGGGAGGAGGGACGGTTATGGAGCCAGGAGGTGAAGAGCCAAGCAAGCGCCCCGACAGCAGCTGCAACGTTGGTGACCATGAATGCGTTGGCAGCGATCCCGTCAGCCGCCAGGGCGGATCCGGCATTAAACCCGAACCACCCGAACCAGAGGATCGCAGCTCCGAGCAGGGCCATCGGGATGTTGTGTGGTTCCATCGAGTATTCACCGAACCCGACCCGTTTCCCGATGACGAACGCCAGTGCAAGGGCGCTGAACCCGGAGTTGATCTCGACGACCGTGCCGCCGGCGAAGTCGATCGAACCGAGCATCTGTTCCCAACCGCCGCCCCACGCCCAGTGGGCCAGTGGGTCATAGACCAGCGTGGTCCAGAGCAGAGCCAGTACGATGAACGAAGTGAGCTTCACCCGCTCGGCACAGGCCGAGGTGATCACAGCCAGCGTGACCGCGGCGAAGGTGAGCTGGAAGGCCGCAAAGAGGATCGGAGGATAGGTGCCGGCACCGGGGTCGAGGCCGACCCCGTGTAGCCCAATAAACTGCAGCCCGCCGATCACTCCGCCAATGTCAGGGCCGAACGCGAGCGAATAGCCGATGAATACCCACTGGACGGTCACAACCGCCAGAGCAATGAACGAAAGGGCGATCATCGAGATGAAGTTCTTCCGCCTGACCATTCCGCCATAGAAGAGACCGACACCGGGGGTCATGAACATCACGAGCGCCGTCGCGATCAGCAACCATGCCGTGGTGCCGGTATCAAGCGCCATCGTCTACCCCCCATCCCGGAGATCCCACTCCACTTCGCCATTTAAGCCCTGTTCTGGTATCCATAGAACGCCACTTCCTTCTCGTTCCAGATAAATCTGGATCTCTCTGCAAGGTTGGCGCTGTACGTATTTATAGTGTTGAACGGACCGTTTCTGCAGTCTCATCTGGCCCGGAGAAGAGCATGAGTGGTGATGAAAGGTGACTGACAAGGTCTTTGCGATCGGTCACCACCACCGCAGACTGCTCAAGCATCAGGTTCACCCGTTCATCGACCCCGACTGACCTGAAGTCGGTCCGAAGCGCAACCACCGGAATACCACAAGCGTAAGCATACCCGACCTCCCAGGCTGTTCCGGAGTCGGTATCAGCCCCGTCGATCACCGCGACGACGAGATCAGAGTCGCGGAGAACGTTCAGGTTCTCTGAAAAGATGACTCTGGTAATCCCCAAGTCACGCGATGAAAAGTCGTCACCGATCTCCTGTGGAAGGTGGACCTGCTGGCCGGCCCTAACAAGTTGGTCCCGGACCAGCCGGTTGTACATCCGTTCCCCTTCGGAGAAGAGTGGCGCAGCCAAGTAGACCCGGTACCTTCCAAAGGAGGTGACATCATACACTGGGATATCGGGGAACCGGGCCAGCCATACTCCAGGACCCGACCTCTTCGGCGGGTCGCCGCCATAGTAGGTCCGGTCCACCCCACAGGTCGGCGACGAGTTCACCCCAACGATGCAGAGGGGAGGACCCCGAACCCTGATCAGAGCCCGGATTTTCCTCTCCAACCGGGCCAGCAGGGCAGCAAAAGCCGGGGTATCGAGCCGTTCCAGAAATGTCCCCGGCTTGCGATCCCAGCCGAGGTGGATCGTCTCTGGGCAGGGGAGAGGGACCATCTCGATTCCAAGCGTTTCGCATCGCGCCCGGACCTTCGTAAACCACAAACGGTCCTCCTCGTCGGTGATGCCACGGGCTCGGAAGGAGGGATCGAGGATGCAGGGGCAAACCAGCACGTACATTATTAGTCTGTTGGATTCCCACAGAAGATAGATGATCCCTCTCTATGCATACAGGGACAATTCATGCGACCCGAAGAAGTGCACTGTCAAGAAGCTTGAGAAGTTCGGGCTGATCAAGATCGTCACGACGATCCCGGCGATCCCCAGGAGCACCCTGATACTCGACCCAACCGCAGAGCAGGCCCTCTCCCCTGCCGACAGGATGGTCAGATCGATTACGGCGCTCGACTGCTCCTGGGAAGTGCTCGACACCGGGGCGTTCACCTCCTTCAGGCTCCACCGTGCCCTCCCATTCCTGGTCGCGGCCAACCCGGTGAACTTCGGGAGGCCGTTCCGACTCACCTCGGTGGAGGCGATCGCCGCGGCCCTGTTCATCATGGGCGAGCAGGATCAGGCCAGGGCGGTGCTCGCCAAGATCAACTGGGGGATCCGGTTCCTTGAGGTGAACGAGGAGCCGCTCGATCTGTATGCCGCGGCCAAGGACTCGGCCGAGGTAGTGGCGATACAGGCCACATATCTGGACTGAACCTGGCAGAACATTGAATATATCAAATACTGATCAGATCATACGATAGACTTCTGGAGACAACCCATGAGATCAAAATCTGTATCCCTTCTCCTCTCCATCCTGCTGAACGCGACCGCCGGCTGCATCGCCCATCAGAAGGCCACCACCTCAGAGGCACATACCTTTAAATAATCGATGCCAATCTAACTTGCATGATCAAAGTCGCCATCAATGGATACGGCACCATCGGAAAACGTGTCGCTGACGCCGTCGCCGCTCAGCCCGACATGGAGATCATCGGGGTCTCCAAGACTTCTCCAAGTGCCGAGGCCTTCGTCGCCCAGAGCCGTGGATACCCGCTATATATCGCAGATATCGGCAGAAAGCCCGACTTTGAGAAGGCAGGGATTCGGGTTGCCGGCTCTGTCGAGGAGATGCTGACTAGAGCCGACGTGGTGGTGGACGCGACTCCTGGCGGGGTCGGTGCCAAGAACAAACCCCTGTACGAGAAACTCGGTGTGCGTGTGATCTACCAGGGCGGCGAGAAGCACCTGCTGGCCGGGTTCTCGTTCAACTCCTCCTGCAACTATGCCAAGGCCATCGGCCGGCAGTTCGTCCGGGTCGTCTCCTGCAATACCACCGGTCTCTGTCGGATCATCCACCTGGTCGATACCGCTTACGGGGTGAAGAAGGTCCGGGCCACGATGATCCGGCGTGCCTCGGACCCCGGCGAGATCAAGCGGGGACCTGTCGACGCGATCGTCCTCGACCCGGTGACAGTGCCGAGCCACCACGGCCCCGATGTCCAGAGCGTGCTCCCGACGATCCCGATCACCACGGCCGCACTGATCGTCCCGACCACCTTCATGCATATGCACGTAGTGATGATCGAAACCGAGAAGGAGGCAGACCGCGAGGAGATCATCCAGTTGATCGAATCCCACCCAAGGCTCGGGCTGGTGCGCCCTGCGACCGGCATCACCAGCACCGCCCAGCTTAAGGAGTACATGCAGGACCTCGGCAGGTCCAGGGCCGACCTCTGGGAGAACGGGATCTTCCAGGATTCGGTCTCGGTGGTGGACGGGCACGAAGTCTGCCTGTACCAGGCGATCCACCAGGAGGCCGACGTGGTCGTCGAGAACGTCGACGCGATCCGGGCGATGATTGGCGAGGTTACAGACGCCGAGACCTCGATCGCGATCACCAACAAGGCCCTCGGATTCACGGCGATCTGATCCCGGGCGTGAATAACCTATTAAGCCTCTCCCCGCCCATTCTTTTTCTATGGATCCATACTCGCTTGTGACACGGAACACTGTTGAGGTTGTCACCGACGAAGAACTTTCAGCTCTCTTAAAGAAGCCAGGGCGGAAGGTCTATGCCGGATACGAACCAAGCGGCGAGGTCCACCTCGGCCACCTGGTGACCGTGAACAAGCTGCTCGACCTGAAGAAGGTCGGCTTTGAGATCGTGGTGCTGCTGGCGGACCTACATGCCTTCCTGAACCGGAAGGGGACGATGGAGGAGGTGCGAACCCTGGCAGAGTACAACAGAAAATGCTTTGAAGGGCTCGGCCTCGTCGATGTCACCTATGTGCTCGGCTCGGACCTGCAGCTCTCTCCTGAGTACGAACTGCTAATGCTGAAGATCTCCCAGGAGGTAACGCTGAACCGGGCCACCCGCTCGATGGACGAGGTCGGCCGGCAGATGGAGCACCCGACCGTCTCGCAGATGGTCTACCCAATAATGCAGATCACCGACATCGCAACCCTCGGAGTCGACGCCGCGGTCGGCGGGATCGACCAGCGGAAGATCCACATGCTGGCACGGGAGTACCTGCCCGGCCACGGTTACCCGACCCCCGTCTGTCTGCACACCCCGATCCTGAACGGGCTCGACGGGAAGAAGATGTCCTCGTCGCAGAAAAACTATATATCCGTCGCCGAGGATGAGGAGTCGATCAGAAAGAAGATGAATAAGGCCTACTGCCCCAAGGAGATCGAGGAGAACCCGGTGCTGCAGATGCTCCAGTACCACCTCTTCCCGCGATTCAACGAGATCACCCTTCACCGGCCCGAAAAGTTCGGTGGCGACCTGACCTTCACCTCATACGAGGCGCTCAGCGAGGCCTACGGGTCCGGAGCCATTCACCCGGCCGATCTGAAGAGGGCGGCCGGCGAGTACATGATCGAACTCCTTCGGCCGGTCCGCGAGTACCTGGAGTCTCATCCGTGATCACCCACCGCGACGATCTGCAGGACCGCTTCGACGACGAGATCGCTGCGATGGGTGTCCGGATCAAGGACGCCAACCAGTTCAAGGTACGGGACGATGTCTTCGACGATGTGACACTGCTTGCGTTGTACAAACTGGTTCACAAGAAGCACCTCTCAGTGATCGGAGGCGCGATAAGCACCGGCAAGGAGGCAAATGTCTTCTATGCCGAGCATGACGGGGAGCCGATCGCCCTGAAGATCTACCGGGTCAGATCTGCAAACTTCACGACGATGGGGGTGTATATGACCGGAGACCGGCGGTTCTCGGGGATTGGTTCCTCTCGCAAAGCCCTGATCTTTGCCTGGGCGAAGAAGGAGTTTTCGAACCTTAAAAGGGCCGACGAGGCTGGAATCCCAGTTCCGAAACCATTGATCTGGGACAGGAACATCCTGCTGATCGGGTTCCTCGGTAAGGATGAACAGCCCTATCCCCAGCTCCGAAACGCGACCCTTGAGGACCCGGCCGCCACCTACGAGACGATCATCGGCTACATCAAGACGCTGTATACCGGTGCCAAACTGGTTCATGCAGATTTGAGCGAATATAATATCCTGTACGGGGATCAGGTATATATGATAGATATGGGCCAGTCGGTCACCCTCGACCACCCGCAGGCGTTGCGGTTCCTGGTCAGGGATATCCAGAATATCAACAGG is part of the Methanosphaerula palustris E1-9c genome and encodes:
- a CDS encoding ATP-dependent DNA ligase; translated protein: MQFSIFAQTCAALEAQNGRLEMKHAISVILPSLSGEDLPIFIRFLMGKIFPDWSPQKLGIGPNLLYEAVAYVAGTKKTALVDLINRTGDAGLAIEQFLATKEQTAFFTEDPSLAEVYAACTRIAASAGGRSQRERLLVLRQLFGNVSPFEARYLARLILGELRIGIGEGTVRDAIAEAYTVEPAQVEHAMQALNDLGEVALRAREGEEGLIHLSIAPFRPVKMMLAQAGTTIPEMLAAHGEVAVEFKYDGTRFQFHKEGKTCRIYSRKLEEVTDAVPEVGEALLGATDHDVILDGEVIAIGADGRPLPFQTVLRRFRRKHGIAAAREAITLVPRVFDILYRDGETLIDLPFQSRRAILSATIGPEYLAPQQVLSSAEAVDLLYLEAMAEGHEGVMLKDLLSLYSPGVRGKHWVKIKPEVETLDLVVIGAEWGEGRRARTFGSFLLACLDQGVFRAVSKVATGISDEQLQELYTLFKDQVIAESGNTVTFEPTVIFEVGYAEIQKSPSYESGYALRFPRFVQVRDDKAVEEIETLESLTTRYLAQKTQANGQPEFTL
- a CDS encoding ammonium transporter — encoded protein: MVLDSGATAWILAATALVFVMTPGVGFFYGGMVRRKNFISMIALSFLAFALVSVQWVICGYSLAFGPDISGFIGNLDYVLMNNVSMDAGDLIYPPILFVMWQLVFATVTLAILTSACAERVKLSSFIVLGLLWTTLVYDPLAHWAWGGGWAMTLGSLDFAGGTVVHISSGFGALALALVIGKRIGFGKYAMEPHNIPMTLLGATMLWFGWFGFNSGSALTADGLAGSAFLVTNTAAAIGALAWLGASWIHGKPSSLGMVSGGIAGLVAITPAAGFVDTKAALVIGAVAGVLCYGCMLLRIGRGLDESLDAWAIHGMGGLWGALATGIFATAAVNKYTGLIYGNVDQFIHNAMGAFAAVAYAFVVTYILATIVDKIMGLRVSEDEEYVGLDISQHGERIPN
- a CDS encoding Nre family DNA repair protein: MEEVPDGGMRCAVCKGKGLCGLPRCPIVSRFHTQAALTPVSSYMGASPSVFVGSYNYPEVRGGPLLIGDSDKPTDWIRAGLDIEEIIGLRAATINAKAAIPRMKASMQEIALSSHPLDVEVTFERPVSFDLKFDGVLTPIGRSGTVENLDVIDNATVPRVVDRVTSDTDLGATDGVQELYTSSIDVYQIQNILSAGLLGKKPTVVPTRWAITAVDDMLGKAQKKEIGRFPPIEEVLVFGGKLYGNQIAVLLAPGGWRYEMVEQWRKNSLWAGTADVIVADGEGEKAKKGYSPIAGAYYSARLAVNEYLTGIRRTAQILVVRSVSGEYWAPLGTWVIREATRKAMQSPPERYQTVAEGAVAVSRIIGDEAWVSASTLLPRLKTQRRLQDFF
- a CDS encoding P-II family nitrogen regulator, translated to MKMINAIIRPERLDFVKKALEDQGYYAMTVTEVRGRGEQKGISLQFRGGKMSVDMLPKIKIEIVVEDKDVDKALGTICAAARTDKIGDGKIFVLPVERSVRVRTGEEVK
- the nadC gene encoding carboxylating nicotinate-nucleotide diphosphorylase — protein: MKVTVEYLQRFLEEDAPFGDITTEAIVPPETTCRALVRAKEDGVIAGLEEAMMLCSAEGIMATPLVTDGSMVTDGTGVLDLTGRAASVLLVERTVLNLMGRMSGIATGTAACCSLVKAVQSQARITATRKTVPGLRLLDKKAVILGGGEPHRFSLSDAVLIKDNHLALVPVAEAIARARQFSCYKTIEVEAETTAAAVEAARCEADQVLLDNMPVEVVGETLAALEAEGLRKQVQIEVSGGITADNLQAYARLGVDLISIGELTHSVRNLNLSLDILPEKRA
- a CDS encoding ammonium transporter, encoding MALDTGTTAWLLIATALVMFMTPGVGLFYGGMVRRKNFISMIALSFIALAVVTVQWVFIGYSLAFGPDIGGVIGGLQFIGLHGVGLDPGAGTYPPILFAAFQLTFAAVTLAVITSACAERVKLTSFIVLALLWTTLVYDPLAHWAWGGGWEQMLGSIDFAGGTVVEINSGFSALALAFVIGKRVGFGEYSMEPHNIPMALLGAAILWFGWFGFNAGSALAADGIAANAFMVTNVAAAVGALAWLFTSWLHNRPSSLGMVTGAVAGLVAITPAAGYVDSLAAVVIGGVAGVLCYKAMLFRINIGYDESLDAWAVHGVGGLWGMLATGIFATVAVNKYSGLLEGNIDQFLHNVLAAGVVLVYAFVASYLIGWVVDKTMGLRVSEDEEYVGLDISQHGERI
- a CDS encoding MBL fold metallo-hydrolase, whose product is MKVTALGSGSKGNCMLIEGESGSLLVDAGLAAREIQTRLALVGADPGSIEAILVTHEHTDHIRGLDVMARRFDLPIIATGGTLAEFFLHRKVSKKTVTTITCHPGTTLEIGDFSIEPFSISHDAQDPCGYCIEEKSSRLGYCTDTGVLSGEVIELFRRCDGLVLESNHCPQMLEDGPYPAMLKRRIRSRRGHLSNEQASACLQLLGHDIGAVMLAHLSETNNTPAIAEECARVALGLFVDDVALQVALQETISAPMEI